The Anas acuta chromosome 1, bAnaAcu1.1, whole genome shotgun sequence genome segment ctctgcgcccccagcgactctgcgcccccagcgactctgcgcccccagcgactctgcgcccccagcgactctgcgcccccagcgactctgcgcccccagcgactctgcgcccccagcgactctgcgcccccagcgactctgcgcccccagcgactctgcgcccccagcgactctgcgcccccagcgactctgcgcccccagcgactctgcgcccccagcgactctgcgcccccagcgactctgcgcccccagcgactctgcgcccccagcgactctgcgcccccagcgactctgcgcccccagcgactctgcgcccccagcgactctgcgcccccagcgactctgcgcccccagcgactctgcgcccccagcgactctgcgcccccagcgactctgcgcccccagcgactctgcgcccccagcgactctgcgcccccagcgactctgcgcccccagcgactctgcgcccccagcgactctgcgcccccagcgactctgcgcccccagcgactctgcgcccccagcgactctgcgcccccagcgactctgcgcccccagcgactctgcgcccccagcgactctgcgcccccagcgactctgcgcccccagcgactctgcgcccccagcgactctgcgcccccagctGACTCTGCGCccccccagcgactctgcgcccNNNNNNNNNNNNNNNNNNNNNNNNNNNNNNNNNNNNNNNNNNNNNNNNNNNNNNNNNNNNNNNNNNNNNNNNNNNNNNNNNNNNNNNNNNNNNNNNNNNNNNNNNNNNNNNNNNNNNNNNNNNNNNNNNNNNNNNNNNNNNNNNNNNNNNNNNNNNNNNNNNNNNNNNNNNNNNNNNNNNNNNNNNNNNNNNNNNNNNNNGCCAAGTGGGCATTGGGCACAGGAGAGCTCTCGCACCCTGCCCGGGGACGGGCACTCCTGCCAGACACTGGCTGCAGCGCTCCCGCAGCTCCCACAGGGGCGCTGCAGGATGGAGCAGCTCCCCAGCGGCTGCCCAGCCATGGCCACTGCCTGCCAGCACCCAAGGGCCCCCCCACCAGCTGGGGGCATGGCTCGAGGAGCTCAGCGGGGCTGAGGGAGACCTTCCTGCCCCCTGGCATGGCCCCAAAGTCCCCTGCAAGACAGCCCTGGCTCTGGGCACTCACCTGCAGGatcagcagcagcttgtgctTCAGGACAGGATGGAAGCTGCCCAAGTTCCCCACAGCTTGGATGGCACAGCCGACCTCAAGGATGCTCTGCGCCACAGCAAGATTGGTCTGCAAGTTCTGGGGCccaagagagaagaagaaaaccctTGGAACTGGAGGAAGGGCCACGGGCTGCGAGAGGAACATGTGCACGTGGGGGAAATCTAGGGGAAGGGCTTGCATCTTCCTGCTGGGACAAACCATTCCTCGGGGGACCTTTGGAAAGAGACGGCCCGGCTCAGGATGCCCTAGCACGGAGGCCTTGGAGCTGGGATTGcacccagcagccctgcccctgcACGCCCCGAGCTctcacctggctgctggagatggagagcagcaggatgtTGCCCACGATGTCTGCCTCCACGTGGGCGAGCAGTTGTTCCTTGGAGGCACGCAGTGCCATGCTGCTGTGGGCGAGCATGACAGCACTGCAAGTGGCCTCAGCTCTCCTGCTGGCCTGGCTCGTCTGCGTTGCAAGAGATGCTGTGAGACGTCCGCCCCATGGCCCCCCACAGCCCACGATGAAAAGCAGGTGGAAGACAGCCAGGGAGGGAAACCCCAAACACCTCACCTTCCTGCGTCTGGAAACCCTCAAGCCCCGGCCACTGCACGAGGTGGCAGCAAATGTTGTCAGCGTCTCCAAGACCAGGCCGAAGTGGCTGTCGGCGGCTTGGCAGACGAGAGAAATGATTCCCTGCAACAAGAGACCGAGGGACATTCGGCACGGGCCCAGCCAGTCAGTCATGGCCAGCCACAGTGGTGGGCAGCGATGAGGAGCCTGGAGCAGGGCCGGGAGAAGCCCCTTCCCccagggacagagcagggaAGCTCACCTGGGCCTCAGAAGGCTCCTCAGGTTGTGCTCTCGTCAGATGCTGCAGCAGGTTCTCTTGGACGTGTGGCAGTTCCTGACAAGCAGCCAGCGTCGTCCCAAGAGCCTTGTACAGGAAAGCCTGCAAGGGAACAAGCCGAGCCCGAGATGCAGCAACAGCCTGGCATGCTGCAATGGGGCCAGCGCACGGGGAGCAGCCGAGCCCGGACGCAGGGATGGGCTTTCGCCAGCCCCGCTCAGCTCGAGAGGAGGGAAAGGCCGCGGGGGGCAAGGGCCAGGGAAGCAGCGCAGACAGCCCTCGTGGGCAGAGCACCGCCTGCAGCCCCAGACCCAGCCCCGCACGTGGGCGGGGGCCCCATGGCTGCGCTGCCAGGGGAGAGCCGGGCAGGGAACAGAccttctccccagagctgctgggagagctgtCCAGCCGCTGGCTCAGCGCACAGCTCAGGCGCTTGATCCAGGCGTCGTCCCCGATGGTTTCCAGGGATGCCCTCAGGAACTGCAGgagagaacaggagaggaagCGAATGCTTCTTGGCCTTTGACAAGCAGGAAGAGGCAGTGCCAAGGCACACGGCCATGCCAGAGTGGCCTTCCACGAGAGCTGTGGCCcgtgggaggagagagagagatgcaggaggaggaggaggagtggggtGCCTGGGAAACACTCCTGCCACCTCTATATGCTACGCCTCCCAGGGCTGCAGTACCTGAAGCAGACAGCACTCCCACTCGGCAGCGTCTGGTATGTTCCCCTTTCCTCctagaaagaagacaaaaaccTTGCTTGGGACCAAGCCACAGAAGAAGAGCTGCTGCAAAGCTGGCCTGGCCCAGGGAAGCTGGTGGCTGCACCCGCTCCAGAGGCAGCCGTCCGTCCCTCCCCACAAGCACCgccccagcagggccatggAGGTGCCACCAGGACCAGCACGCTGTCCAAGGGGACGGGAAGGGCCCCATCCATGCGCCGCGACCAATGGATGGCTGTGGGACCGCTCCCCCCAGCTTCAGTGCTGGCTCCCCGGCAGGGAAACAAAACGGCAGCAGAACAAGCTCTGGGCACCAGGCGGGGATTCCCCTTAGCCATGCTGGGAAGCTGACTTGCCatgccctccctccctctccccctccccagcagcactttACCTTGGAGgtactgcagcagcaggggaatcTCGGTGTTCCACGTGGCCCCCACAGCGCCGTGGATCCTGCTGTggaggctctgcagcaccagcaaggcagcagcttgGAGGTCACTGCCCGCAAAAGGAGACCCCGCCACCACCAGCAGGCGAGCCAGCAAGTTGTGCGGAGTCAGCGTCGTCTCTGCggggagaaagaaatgctggGTGAGATGCCGAGCCACACCGTGCCCTGCcacgctgccagccctgcaggacgCAGAGCCCGAGGTCATCAGAGCTCCTTGGGAGAGTTGCTACTCCTACCTTGCAACAGGGCGTTGAGGACATCGGGATCCAGTTCGTGATGCTCGTGCCCTGCTGTCAGCTCATTGCTCTCAGCCAGGGCGCGCAGACAGCGCGAGAGGGGGATCAGCATGCCCGTGTACTTGGCTGGCATCACATAGATCAGCAGCCTCGGCCACAGGAGCTGTAGGCAATGAGACAATTCAGCCCGTCAGCATTTCTGCCTCAGCTCAGAGATGGGGAGGATGGTGTGCATCTCCCTGAGCACTTCCGAGCATGCTGGGGGGGAGCTTTCAGGTGTGCAAAGGGGGCTAGCAACAAATGGcctgaagagaggagaggagcagcagcagcagcagcaggacagaggagGACTTACTTTGGCCATCCCTCTCACAGAGATGTCCAGGGACCCCAGGACGTCCATGCACAGCCCTTGGAGAGCTCCTTCTTCCTGGGCTTCCTGGGCAGACAGGAGTCCCGCAGCCTGCAAGACAACATTGGGAACCCCCCGCCCCGCTTGCTCTCAGTTCCTGCCCCAGAAGGCTCAGGCGTGGCCCCAGCAGGCTCCCATGCCAGCCTCCTGGCAGCACATCTCCCCAGGGAAGATGTTGCACGCTGGCCTTACCCTTCTGCTCGAGCTCTGGCTGAACTCGCTGAAGATGTAGCCCACAACGTCCCACgctgagcagctctgggcaTTGGCACTGAGCAGCTCCCTGATGAAGTGCACAACTGCCCTCCTCACCTGCCAGGGGTCAAGTGTGCTTAgcacagggacacggggaccTGCCCATGCTGGCAGCGGCATCACCTCTGGCCGTCAGCCCTCCCTCCGGTAAACACGAAGGAGCGGGGAAATGGCTGGCTAGGTCCGAGCCCTTCTAGTCCAGCCTTGCcaggctctgcctctgccctgaGGGAAAAGGTTTCTCTCCCACCCCGACCCCGACCCTGACGGCACAGTCCCTTCCCAAAGCAGCTCACCCGGATGCTGGGGTCCCTGCACACACGCTTGACAGCCTCCACCACCTGGGGCAGCTTCTCTGCCATCGCGGGCTCTGCAAGAGATCCGGTGAGGCATGCGTGGAGGCATAGCCCAGAGGGCGGAAGAGAGCCCGGAAGAGAGCCCTCCAAGCCCTGACCCCGCAGTACTGACCGTCACAGCGTGCCAGAGCACCGAGCAGACCCAGGGCTGCCACGCGCACGGCCTCCCTCTCGTGGCCCAGCTGGGACTCCAGGAACGGGATCGTCTCCTCTGGGCAGATCCGAGCTGTGGGGAGGAAATCCCATCCTGCGTTAGCAAGCAGCTTTGGGAGAGAGCTGCCGGGACACCACGGGGCATCgccacagctcctctccttACCTTGCAGCAGGAtgcactggctcagctctgccttctgctcctggctgtgctCTGTGGTGTCGGCAGTGAGCTGTGGGAACAAGGTGGCAACATGGTGGAGCAAGTCCCAGCAGCATTGAGAGGGCCCGAAAAGAAACGGCGCTGCCAGCTCTCATCTCCCTGGGCACTGGTGGCAAGAGGACCCCCAGCCAAAACCCAGCCCACCCCACAGCGTCCCCAGGGACACACGCACAGGTCTGGAGCACCCAGCAGCCAAGGCTGAGCAGCATTCAAAGACTCGGGGCTCTGGAGTCCTCCCGAGACTCAGCCAAGAGGGAATTGCTGTGGCTGTGTGGCTGCAGGCTCCCCTTACCTTGCTGTACACGACACTGCTGATGGCAAGACACTTGCCCTTGGGGACGGGGATCTGAGCTTGCTCCAGGGCctccaggaaagaaaggaggctCTGCaagagaacaggagaggaagaaagggcCGAAGCCATGTCAAGCCACTTGCGAATGGAGCAACTGTCACAGCAACACAGCTCCCCGTGCAAACAGcccccagggaggtgggggcaaAGCCTCCCATCTCCCAGAGGTGGGCCCCACTGCCTCTTGGCTCCCTCCTGGCCCCATCACGGTTGCTCTTCCCTTGCCTGAAGAGCCGAGGGAGCTTCGCATCTCCACGGACCTCCGTGTTGCACGTTTCTCTAAGGGGAGCTCCCTGGCTCCTCCCTGCATGCCACAGATCCCTGAGCCCTCGTGACACTTGCACAGACCCCACGGCCGTGCCAGGCCCTGCGCCACACCTCACCTTGGTCACCCTGGAGGTGTCTTGGACAGTCCGGTAGTGGTGCAGgagccagaggagctgctcccagaCATGCTCCCGGTGCTCCTCCTTGTGCAGGAGGACACGCATCAAGGGAGTCATGGCCCCGATGACAGCTTGCTTGTCCTGGAGAGGAAGCGGGGAGGCCCAGCGTCAAAGGCTGAAGGTCTGCCCTGcccacagagcagaggggcagggcaGAGAGGTTTTCCCCACCCCTCGCCCCCCGCCCTGCCTGCCCAAATGCCCTGGGCTTCAGCTGCTTCCCCgcagggagcccccagccccaggcacagagccaggctggggcCTTCTGCAGCCAGCCCGCTGGGCACAGACAGAGGCACAGGCACAGGGGACATCCCTGCTGCCGTCCCcagctgggaaagcagcacttctcacctcttcctcctggCAGTCCAGCAAGGTGCTTGCCACAGAGCACAACACCTGGGAAAGGCTTTCGTAGAGCTGCTCCTTCTGCGTAGCAGGCAAGGAGCATCCTTTCCAGGTGCAGATGTAAACGTTGACCACTTTGGCGCACTGCTCCAGAGCTGCaccaagagaagagaaaaaggagcctggagcagggaagggagcgGCACCCCCCGCCAGCCTGCTGGAAGCCCCATTTTTGCCCATCAGGGCACATGAACCCGGTAGGAAAGCCCAGGAAGGGGACCCAGGAGTTCCCGGGCACCTTCACCTCCAGCCCACAGAAACCTTCAGCCACCCTTTCCAGGTGCCCCCAACGCTTTGGGAtggcccagggctggcagcagcgtgGGCTCAGGCCCGCCATGCCCGCTCTGAGACCAGAGCGaggtgccaggggctgccctgcccctgcccctgcccctgcccctgcccctgcccctgcccgggGTCCACTCACCACCGCAGGCAGCACGCAGGATCCGGCCGCTCCCTAACTGGCCCAGCACGGTGCGCAGCCCCAACAGCACCACGCGCATGAAGGGGATGCACTGCAGGGCTGCGAAGAGAACGGAGAGTGGCCacggtcagagcccccagccggCACTGGCAGCGAGGGAGGAGGCAAAGCAGCCACGGTGCCCCCCAGCTCAGCACGGCTTGCgtggagaggggaaggatccCTTTCtatcccagctctcccagcctggcCCAAAgcgggcagggaagggagggagggagggaggatggTGGTGCTGGACCATACCGTTGGTGCTGAGGAGTTTGCCCACAGTGATGAGCACGAACTCCTtggagatctgccctggggcaTTCAGCTGGGCCAGGAGCTCGGCTAGCACGAAGCTGAAGTGGGAGCGGGCCAGAGCCACCAGGACGTCACTGGCAGCCACCTTCGTGTCTTCCGTCACGCCCTGAAAAAGAGGCTCAGGTGAATTGCCCCCCGGGAGACAGGCTGCGTGAGGCACTTGGACGGGCTGAACAGCTGCAGGTGCcggagcactggcacagagaCACTGTGGGggctcctccttggagatcttcagaagccgCCTGGACGCGGtcttgggcagcctgctctgggtggccctgctggagcagggcttggagcaggtggccccagagggccctgccagcctcagccatcctGCAGGGGATCTGTGAGGCAGCCAGCCCCGGCTACGAGGCTTCAGCTCGAATGGGCTTTGTGTGCTGGAGGCACTGGGGAGATGGCCCCTACTCCCCCACAACACCCCTTGGGGACAgctgtgcctggggctgggcggctgccacctctgctcccctggggaaggaaggcgagcagctccccagctgtTGCTCCCCGCCTAGCCCGGCAGGCTTCTCCCCAGCCGCTTGATCGAGGTCAGGGCCACTGGGGAGCCTCTGTGGGGCCCCAAGGCCAGAAAAACCTGTCTGTGTTCTCTGCATTGCCCTCCAATAAATGCCTGGCAGGCTGCTCCCATCGCCTTCCAAGAGCACCGTCTCACCTGGCCAGCTGTCAGGTCCCAGGACACCTCTGCTAGCAGCCGGTTGACGACACCgcactgcaggcagctgtcATCTCCCCACAAGACGCTCTCCAGCTCGCAGTAAGTCTGCGCTCTGTCGCCCTGGGGACAGAGCACCATAGGGATCAGTTGCACTTGCTTTGCTCCTCTTGCCAGCGCGCCGCCAGCTGCCCGCCCTCGCTCTGCAGAGCCTAGGgatgtgctgctggggctgggaagctgCAATAGGGACACAAAGCCCCTGGCCTCTGGGCTTGGGCAGCCAGGGGACCTTGGGGTGGGGCCCGGGCAAATGACTGCTCCTTGAgaagctccaggctgggcactGCCCTGTGCCGGGGCTTCTGGACGAGAAAACCAGGAGGGCAGAGGTGCCGCCAGGCACaggctccccctgctccccccgctGCATCATGGTGGGGAGCCCCCAGCTCACCTCCTCGTCTTGCAGGCGCTCTAGCAAAGTCGCAACAGTGCCAGAGGTCGGGGCCGCTTCAGGGACAGGCCCTGgcaccctgcctctgccctggcGACGGCTACGTCTGGGCCAGCGGCCCACacctggaaggaaggaaagaacgGAGCAGGTGGCATCGGTGCTGCTGGCcgcagggggctggagctggtAGGGACGAGGATCTTGgccagctgggagagaaatCTCTGCAGGAGACgcagccccgagcagcctgCTGGCAAGGGTCCTGCTTCAGCCCCCAACCTCCCTCCCGCTGCCCCTCACCGCTAAGGGCTCTCAGCCTCTCCATCGCAGCAGGATGTCCCCAGATAGACACAACGCTCTCTCTGGGTCCTCCTCCTAGCggccccacaagcaactgggcCACAGCTGGCACGCACGGCAGAGGGATGTAGGAGGGAtacactgtgacctcagcaccaGGGCCTGTTACCACACAGAGGGCTGTCCCTAGCTCATGGCTGAAGGAGACTTGAGGAGGAAACTTCGGCACTGAAATCCATCCTGGCAAACCTACCGTATCTTGGTCTGGTTGTCGCCTTTCACCACTTCTCCCCTGGgctcatagaatcacagaacgtcctgagctggaagggacccacgaggATCGCTGAGGCCAACTCCTGAGTCTCCaaagtgttataaatgaggtctcaactcaatctgaattttggaatgtttataaaacaaatatttctaaaaggtagaaaagctataaaagttataaaaggcaagtaaacagcgctgggtgtgcggggagtctacgctccaccaacacacacacacaaacatcaattttctaaatatacagcacattgctttacatactaaacccaaggATGCCTCTACATACACACAaccaggaaaggtaacaaagaATCCTTGAAGTCCCATGCCTTAACAGTCTCCatcttccattccttttcttgattacatacaagtctccatttcccattccttttgaacaatatgtctggctttaagttgtcaagcaactcggtcttcaggccttatgtatcccgtcgttcttcccagatcgaagaaaagcatatccagctccttttcaaggccaataggcctgggtcaaaaggcacgtccaggtcagcagggggtggaacagcaaaagccttcgatggctgtagcagcagaggggcccatggcgtagcagaaGGCTGCaagttttggctttaatttggttACCTGCCTACATTGCTGTTTCCTGGCAGGTCATGGGAAGAAGACTGGCTGGCTTGCGGCAGCTTACATACACTTGGCTTTTAGGCCGCAGTCAAAGAGTTCCGGTAGATctgtgtgaggaatgttttaacaattccaattcgtgtccataaattcgtgtccataaattcgtgtccataaagaataattctgtttgagtcctgtctgcctctgggcagaTCTGAAAGATTACTTTCAGTGCTCCCTTAAAAGTGTACACTCCACACAATGTCAGAAGCATCTTACAACAGAGAGCGGAGAAATGGTTAACAGACAGTCGGATCCTAAAGTATGAAGCTATACTAATTGACTCCCCTGATTTAGAAGTGAAGGTAACTTCTGCTCAGAGCCCAGcacaatttttatttggaaaaccaTCAGAGGAACTACAACATAATTGTCTGGAGGTAATCGAGACCCAGACTAAAGTAAGACCTAATTTGAGAGATACTGAATTAGAGAAGGGGGAGATACTATTCATAGATGGTTCCTCCAGAGTagtggagggaaaaagaaaatcagggtATGCCATAATTAATAAACACCTGGAATCTGTGGAATCAGGCCCCCTGAGTCCATCATGGTCAGCTCAGGCTTGCAAGCTGTATGCCCTACACAGGGCCCTGGAACTATTGAAGGGAAAAAGTGGAACTATATATACAGATTCTCAATATGCATATGGAGTGGTTCACACCTTTGGAAAGATTTGGGAGGAAAGAGGTTTAATTAATACTCAAGGGAAGAATCTTAGACATCAAGAATTaataaggaaaattttaaaagcattaaggGAACCTAAAGAAATAGCAGTAGTACATGTAAGAGGGCACCAGAAAGGATTGGAATACCACACTAGGGGAAATAATCTAGCAGATAAAGAAGCTCAGGAAGCAGCTTTAAGAATTCAGGCTGCTAAAATTAATATAgtacaggaagaagaaagacaagaagaagaaaaagaagaagaagaaaagaggttcactcctgaagaacaaacaaaactggagaaaataggtGCTAAATTAGAGCGAGGAAAATGGACATTGCCAGACGGGCGAGAGATGTTACCGAAGGCTTATGCAAGACAAATATTGGAACGTTtgcatacacaaacacactgGGGTACAAGAGCATTAAGTAATCATTTACTTAAACAATTTGGTTGTATAGGggtttttgaaatagcaaagcaagtCACACAAGGTTGTTTAacttgtcagaaaataaataagaaaatattccGACAGGCGGCAGcgggaggaagaaaaacagcatatcGGCCTTTTGAGAGAGTACAAGTTGATTTTACCGAATTGCCTAAAGTAGGGAGGATCAAGTATTTATTGGTAATTGTGgatcatttaacacaatggGTGGAAGCTTATCCTGTGGCACGAGCTACGGCACGAGTGGTGACAAAAATTTTATTGGAACACCTGATACCTAGatatgggataatccagtacattgattctgacCAAGGCACacactttacttctaaaataataaaattattatgtcaatcattaggtattcagtgggaatatcATACTCcgtggcacccacaaagctcagggaaagtagagagaatgaatcaaacaataaaacagcaattgGCTAAATTAATGGTTGAGACACAAATGCCTTGGACTCGATGTTTACCATTGgcacttttaaacataagaactaaatcacacagtgagactggattatcaccatatgaaatgttatatggtatgccttATTCACAGGGAATGCCTCTGGGAGacaatgtagttgaggatcgtagtatccagaaatatataattactattggGAAAAGGTTGCAAGAactaagagaaattggaataCTGGTTcaaacaccacctttaggatttgccATCCATAAAATACAACCAGGGGATGaggtcttaataaaaacttGGAAAGAAGAATCTTTACAGCCCCAGTGGGAGGGACCGTACCTTGTTTAACTtaccactgaaacagctgtgagaacagcagaaaggggttggacccatgcatccagagtAAAAGGACCAATAAATACCAgaacttggagggttgagtccgctcctggggaactgaagttaaaactaaaaagaactaaTGTTCCGGAAATAGGGCACGCTTTACATGAAATACCAGAAGAAGGGGACAAGCAAGCCTGCAATGAAGAAAGGTGAGAAGGCAAGACCAGGGCAGGACTCTCCACTGCGGTTTGTAtagtctaccgagggaggcaacccctacgggtattgactgccgagtgtGAGGGCCTCTACCGGACTTCTCCCGCACTGAAATCAAGCTGtcccagagaaagaaacaaatgagcaaacggaaaatgtatgtatatagtaagaattttgtttttttaacctattgtaattagttttccaggagctgaacTACCCTCAAAGGCTGAACAGTGACACGAGTTTAAATAGATTCTGGAGGTGGATCCAACCCCAAGGCATTTTTCACACCTTTACAATACTCTCTGGACGACGCAGAAGGATGTTATACTTCCTGGTACTATTCTTACAAGGGCAATTGAgccatggaaataattttttcattttgggggaggaggtggctAAGGCTTTTAATCTTAGCaattgctgggtttgtgggGGACCAGGAGGAGCTGAAAGTTGGCCTTGGGTAGCTGGCCCAGTCGAACCTAAGTGGTGGGTTAGTAATTTGAGTGAAGTTCATAATGGAACACAGTtctggaaagaggaggaggacccGTGGCAATTGCATTCATCAGAAAAAGGTATATATTGTTTAAACCGAACAGGAACAGTAAAAGTAggagaaagcatttgtaaatggaCTCTGTCCCCTGGATATGAATGTACTGATCCTGAATGTGGACCTATAAACTGTACAGCaagtaaagggaaatggaatACCACACATGTCCAGCTGAAAAATGGGACTTGGCTGAGATGCTCATCTAAGGAATTTTTTGGGCCTGGGTGTAAAGCCATGGCAAAAGCACAATCAAAAGGACAATTCAATGTTCAAATCTTGAGTTGTCAGCATGATAACACCACTAGTGAACAGCATGTGGTAAAAGTCTACCGCTGGAGGTGGCAAAATGAGAACGGGACacaagttttttttaaacatttctggtcAGCTCGTAATATGACAAATCGTGAAGGAGAAATTAGTTGTAATTGTGAGTGGGAATCTAGTGGGGGGGCTTGGAAGTGTATATATACAAGTATTAATGAGGCAAACATTGTAACGGGGCCACTTGGTAATGAGAACACCTTGTATTTTCATGCcccaaggaataaaaaggaTTGGGATGGTCCTTTTCCAAATGGGGTGTGGGCTTTAAGAGGACATTATTGGATATGTGGCAAACGGGCCTACAAAAGGCTACCAAAAGATTGGTCAGGAGTATGCTACGTGGGATACATAAgacctttattctttttattatctcaAATACAAGGGAATCACTTGGGAATAAAATATGATGATATTGATAGGGAGAAACGATATATTGATACCTCTTTAGCTGGAGGTAGTGCtcaaaaatggagagaaaatgaatggtCTCCTGAAAGAATCATACAGTATTATGGACCAGCTACATGGAATCCGAATGAAGTAATATCTGGAGCTCGAGAACCTATTTATAATTTGAATCGCATAATTAGGTTACAAGCAGTTCTCGAAATAATAACTAATCAAACAGCAACAGCTCTGGATCTCTTAGCTGACCAATCTACCCAGATGAGGAATGCTATTTTCCAACATAGAATGGTCTTAGACTATTTACTAGCAGAAGAAGGGGGTGTGTGTGGTAAACTAAATTATTCTAATTGTTGCTTACGAATTGACGATAATGGGAAAGTAGTTAAAAAGATAACca includes the following:
- the LOC137854663 gene encoding maestro heat-like repeat-containing protein family member 2B, giving the protein METVKAWDFKDSLLPFLVVSGQDPRPYQLQPPAASSTDATCSVLSFLPGVGRWPRRSRRQGRGRVPGPVPEAAPTSGTVATLLERLQDEEGDRAQTYCELESVLWGDDSCLQCGVVNRLLAEVSWDLTAGQGVTEDTKVAASDVLVALARSHFSFVLAELLAQLNAPGQISKEFVLITVGKLLSTNALQCIPFMRVVLLGLRTVLGQLGSGRILRAACGALEQCAKVVNVYICTWKGCSLPATQKEQLYESLSQVLCSVASTLLDCQEEEDKQAVIGAMTPLMRVLLHKEEHREHVWEQLLWLLHHYRTVQDTSRVTKSLLSFLEALEQAQIPVPKGKCLAISSVVYSKLTADTTEHSQEQKAELSQCILLQARICPEETIPFLESQLGHEREAVRVAALGLLGALARCDEPAMAEKLPQVVEAVKRVCRDPSIRVRRAVVHFIRELLSANAQSCSAWDVVGYIFSEFSQSSSRRAAGLLSAQEAQEEGALQGLCMDVLGSLDISVRGMAKLLWPRLLIYVMPAKYTGMLIPLSRCLRALAESNELTAGHEHHELDPDVLNALLQETTLTPHNLLARLLVVAGSPFAGSDLQAAALLVLQSLHSRIHGAVGATWNTEIPLLLQYLQGGKGNIPDAAEWECCLLQFLRASLETIGDDAWIKRLSCALSQRLDSSPSSSGEKAFLYKALGTTLAACQELPHVQENLLQHLTRAQPEEPSEAQGIISLVCQAADSHFGLVLETLTTFAATSCSGRGLRVSRRRKTSQASRRAEATCSAVMLAHSSMALRASKEQLLAHVEADIVGNILLLSISSSQNLQTNLAVAQSILEVGCAIQAVGNLGSFHPVLKHKLLLILQEGLPQPR